In Methanothrix sp., a genomic segment contains:
- a CDS encoding acetylornithine transaminase → MMDKRDLMKRESESIFQTYGRQDVLLVRGRGARVWDSDGKEYLDFVAGIAVNSIGHCHPKLVEAVSRQAAALIHTSNLYYTENQVLLAEELNGLTGMERAYFCNSGAESIEAALKLVRRGTGKERIVAAERAFHGRTLGALALTYKSAYREPFRPLREAQFVPYNNGEALKEAVTAKTGAVILEPVQGEAGVYVPEEDYLRTARDVCDDRGALLILDEVQTGFGRTGRWFAKEHSGVQPDIICLAKALAGGLPMGAMLARGDIAGAFQKGDHGSTFAGGPLICAAALAVIEVIKEEGLVERSREMGARLKSELEKLKPREVRGMGLMVGVDLDCDCKEMVEKALRRGVLINNTGEHTLRFIPPLVVTEEEIDRVVAVIGELI, encoded by the coding sequence ATGATGGACAAGAGAGATCTGATGAAAAGGGAATCCGAATCCATATTCCAGACCTACGGCCGCCAGGATGTTCTCCTGGTCAGGGGAAGGGGTGCCAGGGTCTGGGATAGCGATGGAAAGGAGTATCTGGACTTCGTCGCCGGAATAGCAGTGAACAGCATAGGCCACTGCCATCCAAAGCTGGTGGAGGCGGTCAGCCGTCAGGCTGCAGCCCTCATCCACACCTCCAACCTCTACTACACAGAAAACCAGGTTCTGCTGGCGGAAGAGCTGAATGGCCTCACCGGCATGGAGCGGGCATACTTCTGCAACTCCGGGGCGGAGAGCATAGAGGCGGCGCTCAAGCTGGTCCGCCGGGGAACGGGAAAGGAGAGGATAGTGGCTGCAGAGAGGGCATTTCATGGCCGCACCCTGGGAGCCTTAGCACTCACCTACAAGAGTGCTTACAGAGAGCCCTTTCGCCCTCTGCGGGAGGCCCAGTTCGTGCCCTATAACAATGGCGAGGCCCTGAAGGAGGCGGTCACCGCCAAGACGGGTGCAGTGATCCTGGAGCCGGTGCAGGGAGAGGCAGGGGTCTATGTGCCGGAGGAGGATTATCTCCGGACAGCAAGGGATGTATGCGATGACCGGGGGGCCCTTCTCATTCTGGATGAGGTGCAGACTGGATTTGGCCGGACTGGCAGGTGGTTTGCCAAGGAGCACTCCGGAGTACAGCCGGATATCATCTGTCTGGCCAAGGCATTGGCCGGAGGCCTGCCCATGGGAGCGATGCTCGCCCGCGGCGATATCGCCGGGGCCTTCCAGAAGGGAGATCACGGCTCCACCTTCGCCGGAGGTCCTCTGATCTGCGCCGCTGCCCTGGCAGTGATCGAGGTTATAAAGGAGGAGGGGCTGGTCGAGCGCTCCCGCGAGATGGGGGCTCGTCTGAAGTCGGAGCTGGAGAAGCTCAAGCCCCGGGAGGTTCGCGGAATGGGGCTGATGGTCGGAGTGGATCTGGACTGCGACTGCAAAGAGATGGTGGAGAAGGCCCTGAGAAGAGGGGTCCTGATCAACAATACAGGAGAGCATACCCTCCGCTTCATCCCTCCCCTGGTGGTGACAGAGGAGGAGATAGATAGAGTGGTGGCGGTCATAGGTGAGCTCATCTAG
- a CDS encoding MBL fold metallo-hydrolase — protein sequence MVEVHKVSGAAFDGNVYLVLDRRPILVDAGMMAGPTLKNIKRFIDPTKIELIVLTHCHHDHAGAAPALKEATGARLMLSEKEVGCIGDELASVAYLFGQQAPEYKVDETLKEGMVLDTGEWKLEVLETPGHSQGSICLYERKQRVLFSGDTVFPDGNIGRTDMFGGSTEDLVRSIQRLTELDVEIMYPGHMDITSRDVNRQIQMSLRFAKSI from the coding sequence ATGGTTGAAGTGCATAAGGTTAGCGGTGCCGCCTTCGATGGCAATGTCTACCTGGTCTTGGACAGAAGGCCCATACTGGTGGACGCTGGAATGATGGCCGGGCCGACCTTAAAGAATATCAAGAGATTCATCGATCCCACCAAGATCGAGCTGATCGTCCTCACCCACTGCCATCATGACCATGCCGGAGCCGCTCCCGCCCTGAAGGAGGCGACAGGAGCGCGCTTGATGCTCAGCGAGAAGGAGGTGGGCTGCATTGGTGACGAGCTGGCGTCGGTTGCATACCTATTCGGCCAGCAGGCCCCGGAGTATAAGGTGGATGAGACGCTGAAAGAGGGAATGGTCCTGGATACCGGAGAATGGAAGCTGGAGGTCTTGGAGACCCCGGGCCACTCCCAGGGAAGCATATGCCTATATGAGAGAAAGCAGAGGGTTCTCTTCTCCGGGGATACTGTATTCCCAGACGGGAACATAGGCCGGACAGATATGTTCGGCGGCAGCACTGAGGATCTGGTCCGCTCCATCCAGAGGCTGACGGAGCTGGATGTGGAGATTATGTATCCAGGCCATATGGATATAACCAGCCGGGATGTTAATCGCCAGATTCAAATGAGCCTGAGGTTTGCAAAGAGCATCTAG
- the thiC gene encoding phosphomethylpyrimidine synthase ThiC: MTLMEEAIRGRVPPSIAQVAGREGIDPEKLARLVAAGRVVIPANICRAELDPVGIGEMLTVKVNINLGTSQNLDSPEAEVEKALAAVEAGTDALMDLSTGGDLDLVRRRILASVKVPLGTVPIYQAAVQKELTCQGMFDALERQARDGVDFVTVHAGVNKISLERLRQDPRLMGVVSRGGSLTMKYIADTGEENPYYQEFDYLLEMAREYDLTLSLGDGLRPGCIEDASDRAKYTEFIMLGELVRRARAAGVQAMVEGPGHVPADEIKTSVRAMKHLTDGAPLYLLGPLVTDVAPGYDHITAAMGGVIAGMAGADFLCATTPSEHLDLPTREDVVEGAYVTRIAAHAADLTRPGVRERARSWDLQMAQARAALDWDGQFRAAINPSLARRIRHRRGLETDTCTMCSELCAIRLTREAMEKGRNKDQERA; the protein is encoded by the coding sequence ATGACCCTGATGGAAGAGGCAATTAGAGGGCGTGTGCCCCCGAGCATCGCCCAGGTGGCGGGGAGAGAGGGAATAGATCCGGAAAAGCTGGCCCGGCTGGTGGCGGCGGGCAGGGTGGTCATCCCGGCAAACATCTGCCGGGCTGAACTGGATCCCGTAGGCATAGGGGAGATGCTGACAGTCAAGGTGAATATCAACCTGGGAACATCCCAAAACCTCGACTCCCCCGAGGCAGAGGTGGAAAAGGCTCTGGCGGCAGTGGAGGCGGGGACGGACGCCCTGATGGATCTGTCCACTGGAGGGGACCTGGACCTGGTTCGCAGGAGAATACTGGCCTCGGTGAAGGTTCCATTGGGCACAGTTCCCATCTATCAGGCTGCTGTGCAAAAGGAGCTGACCTGTCAGGGGATGTTCGATGCCCTGGAGCGGCAGGCGCGGGATGGGGTGGACTTTGTCACTGTTCATGCCGGTGTGAACAAGATATCACTGGAGAGGCTGAGGCAGGACCCCCGCCTGATGGGGGTGGTGAGCCGGGGCGGGTCCCTGACTATGAAATACATCGCTGATACAGGTGAGGAGAACCCCTACTACCAGGAGTTCGACTATCTGCTGGAGATGGCCAGGGAGTATGATCTGACCCTCTCCCTGGGCGACGGCCTGCGGCCGGGCTGCATTGAGGACGCCTCGGACCGGGCCAAGTACACTGAGTTCATTATGCTGGGAGAGCTGGTGAGAAGGGCGCGGGCCGCTGGGGTGCAGGCCATGGTGGAGGGGCCGGGGCATGTGCCTGCAGATGAGATCAAGACCAGTGTCCGGGCGATGAAGCACCTGACCGATGGAGCGCCCCTCTATCTTCTCGGCCCCCTGGTGACGGATGTTGCCCCCGGCTACGATCATATCACTGCTGCCATGGGGGGGGTGATTGCGGGCATGGCGGGGGCGGACTTCCTCTGTGCCACCACCCCCTCGGAGCATCTCGATCTTCCCACCAGAGAGGATGTAGTCGAGGGGGCATATGTCACTCGCATCGCCGCCCATGCTGCCGACCTCACCCGACCGGGGGTGAGGGAAAGAGCCCGGTCCTGGGATCTGCAGATGGCCCAGGCGAGGGCAGCTCTGGATTGGGACGGCCAGTTTCGGGCAGCGATAAACCCCTCTCTGGCAAGGCGGATCAGGCACAGGCGGGGGCTGGAGACTGACACCTGCACCATGTGCTCAGAGCTGTGTGCCATCCGCCTGACCAGGGAGGCGATGGAGAAGGGGAGGAATAAGGATCAGGAACGGGCCTGA
- a CDS encoding DNA-directed DNA polymerase II small subunit, translating into MLQISPKSIQSTPAQGREIVQRFADQGYQLEPEALEAICRYQGSSEDLLRRIIGCVDRSVAVIGIQHINGLIQPSSDDRAGNATSPSPTQRSPPAQAAPPASPRAALSSPAPRTQLAAPVSPTVARPLPDSIADGAHLPEHSAQLHCDITGRSTCVGEYDDFVCYFRDRYAKIREILSRRINSRPIESLGKSTSGREVSLIGMVLDIRNTTKGNRVIELEDPTGVVVAVIQKDGEAYEESGQIIPDEVIGVTGISDGNGRIFVRSILWPDMPNHTAPLARGSGHAIFISDLHVGSRYFMSDAWQRFSDWLNGKADDPSGLATQVEYLVIAGDLVDGIGVYPGQEKDLAILDIYSQYEAAAGLLNAIRSDIKIIISPGNHDIVRQAEPQPALPQEVQRYFRPDMLFVGNPATVTLSGISVLIYHGRSIDDLVLRLPGIAYANPERAMIEMLKRRHLSPIYGSRVSIAPEHEDHYVISRPPAILHCGHVHTVGIARYKGVAVINSGTWQSQTDFQKKMNIQPICAVAPIVDLATMKVRKLIFD; encoded by the coding sequence ATGCTGCAGATATCCCCCAAGTCCATCCAGAGCACTCCAGCCCAAGGCCGGGAGATTGTGCAGAGGTTTGCCGATCAGGGCTACCAGCTGGAGCCAGAGGCCCTGGAGGCCATATGCCGCTACCAGGGAAGCAGCGAGGATCTCCTCCGCCGCATCATCGGCTGTGTGGATCGATCGGTTGCAGTGATTGGGATTCAGCATATAAATGGCCTCATCCAGCCATCCTCAGATGACAGAGCCGGCAATGCCACTTCCCCCTCCCCCACCCAAAGAAGCCCTCCCGCGCAGGCTGCCCCGCCTGCTTCACCCAGAGCTGCTCTATCCTCCCCCGCCCCCCGGACCCAACTGGCAGCCCCGGTAAGCCCAACCGTCGCCAGGCCTCTCCCAGACTCCATTGCAGATGGCGCTCACCTTCCAGAGCACTCTGCCCAGTTGCACTGTGACATAACCGGGCGTTCCACCTGTGTGGGCGAGTATGATGACTTTGTCTGCTACTTCCGGGATAGATATGCAAAGATCAGAGAGATCCTCTCCCGGCGGATAAACTCCCGGCCGATAGAGTCCTTGGGAAAGAGCACATCGGGCCGGGAGGTCTCTCTCATCGGCATGGTCCTGGATATCAGAAATACCACCAAGGGCAACCGGGTGATAGAGCTGGAGGACCCCACCGGGGTGGTTGTGGCTGTCATCCAGAAGGATGGAGAGGCATATGAGGAGTCTGGGCAGATAATTCCCGATGAGGTGATAGGGGTTACAGGCATATCGGACGGAAATGGAAGAATCTTTGTCAGGTCAATCCTCTGGCCGGATATGCCCAACCACACCGCCCCCCTGGCGAGGGGAAGCGGCCATGCCATATTCATATCCGATCTTCATGTGGGGAGCAGGTACTTTATGAGCGATGCCTGGCAGAGGTTCTCTGACTGGCTGAATGGAAAGGCGGATGATCCCTCAGGCCTTGCCACCCAGGTGGAGTACCTGGTGATTGCCGGGGACCTGGTGGATGGCATCGGTGTCTATCCCGGCCAGGAGAAAGACCTGGCGATATTGGATATATACTCTCAATATGAGGCGGCTGCAGGACTGCTGAATGCCATTAGAAGCGACATCAAGATCATCATCTCTCCGGGCAACCACGATATCGTGCGCCAGGCAGAGCCCCAGCCCGCTCTGCCCCAGGAGGTGCAGAGGTACTTCCGCCCGGATATGCTCTTCGTGGGAAACCCGGCCACTGTTACATTGAGCGGCATTTCAGTGCTGATCTACCACGGCCGGAGTATAGACGATCTGGTCTTGCGCCTGCCTGGCATTGCTTATGCCAATCCGGAGAGAGCGATGATCGAGATGCTGAAGAGAAGGCATCTCTCACCCATCTACGGCAGTCGGGTCTCCATTGCACCGGAGCACGAGGATCATTATGTCATCTCCCGCCCCCCGGCGATACTCCATTGCGGGCATGTCCACACTGTGGGAATCGCCCGCTACAAGGGGGTGGCAGTGATAAACAGTGGCACCTGGCAGTCTCAGACCGATTTCCAGAAGAAGATGAACATTCAACCGATCTGTGCTGTAGCGCCGATTGTCGACCTGGCCACGATGAAGGTCCGCAAGCTCATATTTGATTAA
- a CDS encoding S26 family signal peptidase, protein MKIGEWFNNLPVPELAKDIIFVAVVVGAISLLSQLALGLWTPMVAVESGSMVPNLNVGDIVLVQGASRTEVIPWDEAEKKNYTAFNNPGDVILYRPYGKESLTLLDQLKMLLGMPPGQGKAIPIIHRALYYVEENEPMWEGGPKAPFAGYITKGDHNAVIDQMAGQTLGMANISYFDQHRDEVMRVGRDVYLDKNTGLLLYQTENGTYVGDGISYLTPVKEEWVIGVARVKIPMVGYIRLLPNIISDRIHRIIR, encoded by the coding sequence ATGAAGATCGGAGAATGGTTTAACAATCTGCCTGTTCCGGAGCTGGCCAAGGACATAATCTTCGTGGCGGTGGTGGTAGGAGCTATCTCCCTCCTCTCCCAGCTGGCGCTGGGTCTGTGGACCCCCATGGTGGCGGTGGAGTCGGGAAGCATGGTGCCCAATCTGAATGTGGGGGATATCGTCCTCGTCCAGGGAGCGAGCCGCACCGAGGTGATCCCCTGGGATGAGGCAGAGAAGAAGAACTATACTGCATTCAACAATCCCGGAGATGTCATCCTCTACCGGCCCTATGGCAAGGAGAGCCTGACCCTCCTCGACCAGTTGAAGATGCTCCTGGGGATGCCGCCCGGCCAGGGCAAGGCCATACCCATAATCCATCGTGCTCTGTATTATGTAGAGGAGAATGAGCCGATGTGGGAGGGGGGGCCAAAGGCACCCTTCGCCGGATACATCACCAAAGGGGACCACAATGCTGTCATCGACCAGATGGCAGGCCAGACCCTGGGAATGGCCAATATCTCGTACTTCGATCAGCATCGCGATGAGGTCATGCGCGTGGGCCGCGATGTATATCTGGACAAGAACACCGGCCTGCTCCTTTACCAGACCGAGAACGGGACATATGTGGGCGACGGCATCAGCTACTTGACCCCAGTCAAGGAGGAGTGGGTGATTGGAGTGGCCAGGGTGAAGATCCCTATGGTGGGCTACATCAGGCTGCTGCCCAATATAATCTCCGATAGGATTCACAGGATCATCAGATAG
- a CDS encoding fibrillarin-like rRNA/tRNA 2'-O-methyltransferase has translation MSPEEIAPGIFILQERDAARLATRSPDAVPVYGERIQNGYRLWDPYRSKLAALILKGKGQAISLRVDSKILYLGAATGTTVSHLADIVSEGLVYAVEFSARSMRDLIGLCERRNNIIPILADAAKPEDYAPLLEPVDLIYQDVAQRNQAQIASLNCARYLRPGGGLCLLLKSRSVDTTASPRAVLQSELKKLIGLELMGINDLEPYHLDHWAVLGRWNPGPREETS, from the coding sequence ATGTCCCCGGAAGAGATCGCTCCAGGCATCTTCATACTCCAGGAGAGGGATGCTGCGCGGCTGGCGACGAGATCGCCAGATGCAGTGCCGGTATATGGAGAGCGCATTCAGAACGGCTACCGCCTCTGGGACCCATACCGCTCCAAGCTCGCCGCCCTCATCCTGAAAGGGAAGGGGCAGGCCATCTCCTTGAGGGTGGACTCCAAGATACTGTATCTGGGGGCTGCCACCGGCACCACTGTCAGCCACCTGGCAGATATAGTCTCCGAAGGACTGGTTTATGCTGTGGAGTTCTCCGCCCGCTCCATGCGCGACCTGATCGGGCTGTGCGAGAGGCGCAATAACATCATTCCCATCCTTGCCGATGCAGCAAAGCCGGAGGATTATGCCCCGCTCTTAGAGCCGGTGGACCTGATCTATCAGGATGTAGCTCAGAGGAATCAGGCCCAGATCGCCTCCCTCAACTGCGCCCGGTATCTTCGTCCCGGAGGAGGGCTGTGTCTGTTGCTCAAGAGCCGTTCAGTGGATACCACGGCAAGCCCTCGGGCTGTTCTGCAGTCAGAGCTGAAAAAGCTGATCGGGCTTGAGCTCATGGGGATCAATGATCTGGAGCCCTATCACCTGGACCACTGGGCGGTGCTGGGAAGGTGGAATCCGGGCCCAAGAGAAGAGACGAGCTGA
- the nikR gene encoding nickel-responsive transcriptional regulator NikR — MEQELMRIGVSLPEKLLSRFDEIILKRGYSSRSEGIRDAIRNYIVHYEWMSDVQGERVGVITLVYSHSQRGLVENLTEIQHDSGDIIQSTLHVHLDHDNCLEVIVLRGEGKDVRIATEKMMALKGVKHVKLTTTSLGKEL, encoded by the coding sequence ATGGAACAGGAATTGATGAGGATAGGTGTCTCGTTACCGGAGAAGCTTCTCTCCCGGTTCGACGAGATAATATTGAAGCGCGGCTACTCCTCGCGCTCCGAGGGTATAAGGGATGCAATCAGAAATTACATCGTCCATTATGAATGGATGAGCGATGTGCAGGGTGAGCGAGTTGGGGTCATCACCCTGGTCTACTCCCACTCCCAAAGGGGGCTGGTGGAGAATCTTACAGAGATTCAGCATGACTCAGGCGACATCATCCAGTCCACCCTTCATGTTCATCTGGACCATGACAACTGCTTGGAGGTGATCGTCCTGCGGGGAGAGGGAAAGGATGTGAGAATAGCAACTGAGAAGATGATGGCCCTGAAGGGCGTAAAACATGTCAAGCTGACCACCACCTCCCTGGGAAAGGAGCTGTAG
- a CDS encoding DUF1646 family protein, translating into MLFDPLDIGLFVIVLIVLVGPFVVKKIERNLEAFLFVMGVLAVTVSNFYNKANLVETLGYTEQQLELIGWNMHIVMEAVQEPVVKGIVPAVLFAGLIFHYGRSYAQRGINGILKLIPLKIVVFLIVVILGLSSSIITAIIASLLLVELFNCMPFDRQTKINLVIIACFSIGLGAVLTPVGEPLSTIAVTKLQGEPYHAGFFFLFNQLAIYIIPGCIAFGLLAMLFTGKAKMAECVVAEEEDGGLREVVIRAAKVYLFVMALLLLGSGMKVVIDKYILGIAPQILYWVNMISAILDNATLTAAEISPSMGLDQIQAVLMGLLISGGMLIPGNIPNIISAGKLGITSKEWARLGVPLGLIAMVIYFVWIFYVPFHIEFHF; encoded by the coding sequence GTGCTATTTGACCCACTGGACATTGGCTTATTTGTCATTGTACTAATTGTTCTTGTCGGACCATTCGTGGTCAAGAAGATCGAACGCAACCTGGAGGCCTTTCTGTTCGTCATGGGCGTTCTGGCAGTGACGGTATCGAACTTCTACAACAAGGCCAATCTCGTTGAGACTTTGGGCTATACAGAGCAACAGCTGGAACTCATCGGCTGGAATATGCATATCGTAATGGAGGCAGTCCAAGAGCCGGTGGTAAAGGGAATAGTCCCTGCAGTGCTTTTTGCCGGCCTGATCTTCCACTATGGGCGTTCCTATGCTCAGAGAGGGATAAACGGGATCCTCAAGCTTATCCCCCTTAAGATCGTGGTATTTTTGATTGTGGTCATCCTGGGACTCTCTTCCAGCATAATCACCGCCATCATCGCCTCGCTCCTCCTGGTGGAGCTATTCAACTGCATGCCCTTCGACCGCCAGACTAAGATCAATCTGGTCATAATCGCCTGCTTTTCCATTGGCCTGGGAGCAGTTCTCACCCCAGTGGGCGAGCCCCTCTCCACCATCGCTGTCACCAAGCTGCAGGGAGAGCCTTATCATGCCGGATTCTTCTTCCTCTTCAATCAGTTGGCAATATACATCATACCCGGCTGTATAGCCTTCGGCCTTCTGGCCATGCTCTTCACCGGCAAGGCCAAGATGGCAGAGTGCGTGGTCGCTGAGGAGGAGGACGGCGGCTTAAGAGAGGTTGTGATAAGGGCAGCCAAGGTCTACCTCTTCGTCATGGCCCTCCTGCTCCTCGGCTCGGGGATGAAGGTGGTAATAGACAAGTACATCCTGGGGATAGCGCCTCAGATCCTCTACTGGGTGAATATGATATCCGCCATCCTGGATAATGCCACCCTCACCGCCGCTGAGATCAGCCCATCCATGGGATTGGATCAGATCCAGGCGGTTCTGATGGGCCTTCTCATATCCGGCGGCATGCTGATTCCCGGCAACATCCCCAACATCATCTCCGCAGGCAAGCTGGGAATCACCAGCAAGGAATGGGCAAGGCTCGGCGTGCCCCTGGGCTTAATCGCCATGGTGATCTACTTCGTATGGATCTTCTACGTGCCCTTCCATATCGAGTTCCATTTCTAA
- a CDS encoding universal stress protein: MFEKVLIATDFSAHAKKVIECIGEMPGLKEVILLNVISRDPLARVWDPVSDMKDVEKKLEEEAKTIRAPGIAVKVKVVSVLEGEVASAINKVAMDEDVSLVAMGARGRSLIMSALLGSASRNVLRFGKTHLLIMRYKTLEDSTMEKYCARVFAKVLFPTDLSQQSEVALSFLKSLKGIGEIVLLNVVSKGETDEEIDANVALAKDKVAEISQSLKAIGIQVTSKVVVGQSTEVIKSEAEKEDVSLIAISSQGASAIKKGRIGSTAYDVANSASRPVLILRQEKMAAY, encoded by the coding sequence ATGTTTGAGAAGGTGTTGATTGCTACAGATTTCTCCGCACATGCCAAGAAAGTGATCGAATGCATCGGCGAAATGCCAGGATTGAAAGAAGTAATTCTCCTTAATGTCATTTCTAGGGATCCTCTCGCCAGGGTCTGGGACCCGGTATCGGATATGAAGGATGTCGAGAAGAAGCTGGAGGAGGAGGCAAAGACCATCAGAGCCCCAGGGATTGCCGTCAAGGTGAAGGTGGTATCTGTTCTGGAAGGTGAGGTGGCGAGCGCCATCAATAAGGTGGCAATGGATGAGGATGTCTCCCTGGTGGCCATGGGGGCGAGGGGAAGAAGCCTGATAATGAGCGCTCTGCTGGGTAGCGCCTCCCGAAATGTCCTCCGCTTCGGCAAGACCCACCTCCTGATCATGCGCTACAAGACCCTGGAGGACAGCACCATGGAGAAGTATTGCGCCCGGGTCTTCGCCAAGGTGCTCTTCCCCACTGATCTCTCCCAGCAATCCGAGGTCGCCCTCTCCTTCCTGAAGAGCCTGAAGGGAATTGGCGAGATAGTTCTTCTCAATGTCGTATCCAAGGGGGAGACCGATGAGGAGATCGACGCCAACGTCGCCCTAGCCAAGGATAAGGTTGCAGAGATATCTCAGAGCCTGAAGGCCATCGGCATACAGGTGACTTCCAAGGTGGTTGTGGGCCAATCAACAGAGGTGATCAAATCAGAGGCAGAGAAAGAGGATGTCTCCCTGATCGCCATCAGCTCTCAGGGAGCCTCAGCCATAAAGAAGGGCAGAATAGGAAGCACAGCCTATGATGTGGCCAACTCTGCATCCAGGCCAGTTCTGATATTAAGACAGGAGAAGATGGCTGCTTATTAG
- a CDS encoding archaeosine biosynthesis radical SAM protein RaSEA, whose translation MKGKKMKGSGDRLDPRRPVSVWRSQDLVDGRPAQALTMILRTRGCRWNRCTMCGYASEGAPTSADDLIAQFERGMERCSPEVSVVKIYTSGSFLDPEEMPAKARGQILRRLQAAGIEKLIIETRPEYVNSSAVEECLSRLQTEFAMGLETANDLIREQLIRKGFLFQDFVRASEKIHRLGGGVKAYLLLKPPLLTEGQALRDAIASARAVRPYADMISLNLCNVQRNTPVERLWERGEFRPPWLWSALEVLKAAPPPVICDPVGAGTRRGPHNCGLCDASLAEAIRKHDLTQDIGIFNDLNCQCKKAWQKLLELEEESFGCPLC comes from the coding sequence ATGAAAGGCAAGAAGATGAAAGGATCAGGGGATAGGCTGGACCCAAGAAGGCCGGTCAGCGTATGGCGCTCCCAGGACCTGGTGGATGGGCGCCCTGCCCAGGCCCTCACCATGATCCTGCGCACTAGGGGATGCCGCTGGAACCGCTGCACCATGTGCGGCTATGCCAGCGAGGGCGCGCCCACCTCGGCAGACGACCTCATCGCCCAGTTCGAGAGGGGCATGGAAAGATGCTCTCCTGAGGTGAGCGTGGTCAAGATCTATACCAGCGGCAGCTTCCTGGACCCGGAGGAGATGCCTGCGAAGGCCAGGGGCCAGATCCTGCGCCGCCTGCAGGCCGCCGGGATCGAGAAGCTGATCATCGAGACCCGGCCAGAGTACGTGAACTCCAGTGCAGTGGAAGAGTGCCTCTCTCGCCTGCAGACCGAGTTTGCCATGGGCCTTGAGACGGCAAACGATCTGATCAGAGAGCAGCTCATCCGCAAGGGCTTTCTCTTCCAGGACTTCGTTCGCGCCTCGGAGAAGATACACCGCCTGGGAGGAGGAGTCAAGGCCTACCTTCTGCTGAAGCCCCCCCTGCTGACTGAGGGTCAGGCCCTGAGGGATGCCATAGCCTCTGCCCGGGCGGTTCGCCCTTATGCAGATATGATCTCCCTCAATCTCTGCAATGTGCAGCGCAATACCCCCGTGGAGAGGCTGTGGGAGCGCGGGGAGTTCAGACCCCCCTGGCTGTGGTCCGCTCTTGAGGTTCTGAAGGCCGCCCCCCCTCCGGTCATCTGCGATCCAGTGGGCGCTGGCACCAGGCGGGGGCCCCATAACTGCGGCCTGTGCGATGCCTCCCTGGCGGAGGCGATCAGAAAACATGACCTCACCCAGGATATCGGTATCTTCAATGATCTTAACTGTCAGTGCAAAAAAGCATGGCAAAAGCTCTTGGAGCTGGAGGAGGAGTCCTTCGGCTGCCCGCTCTGCTGA
- a CDS encoding NAD(P)/FAD-dependent oxidoreductase → MVIVGAGPAGLTAAMYCARGGKKTLVLGSIYGSQTAMGGLYENYPGFPDGIHGIELSERILAQAQRFGVENQVEQVEKIVNLGDFFRLKTENWQYEARAIILAMGASHRQIGVPGEEELTARGVSYCVHCDGALFRNKNVAVIGYGNGAARAILYLANIASKVHLLSPKERLVAEPIYLERLKSLTNFAATFGARITEIQGKEFVEGVQFDVGKTPRSLRVDGVFVEMGMKPNIELAEGLGLDITTGGYIKVKRLNQETSMPGVFAAGDLTGGRMQAATAVGEGASAGISALRYLG, encoded by the coding sequence GTGGTCATAGTAGGAGCAGGCCCGGCTGGGCTGACCGCAGCCATGTACTGCGCAAGAGGTGGGAAGAAGACGCTGGTCTTGGGCAGCATCTATGGCTCCCAGACTGCCATGGGTGGCCTTTATGAGAACTATCCCGGTTTTCCAGATGGCATCCACGGCATTGAGCTATCGGAGAGGATTCTGGCCCAGGCGCAGAGGTTCGGAGTGGAGAACCAGGTCGAGCAGGTGGAGAAGATAGTCAACCTAGGCGACTTCTTCCGCCTGAAGACCGAGAACTGGCAGTATGAGGCCAGGGCGATCATCCTGGCCATGGGAGCCAGCCACCGCCAGATCGGAGTTCCGGGAGAGGAGGAGCTGACCGCCAGGGGGGTCTCCTATTGCGTCCATTGCGATGGCGCCTTATTCCGGAACAAGAACGTGGCGGTGATAGGCTATGGCAATGGCGCAGCCAGGGCAATTCTATATCTGGCCAATATCGCAAGCAAAGTCCACCTCCTCTCCCCCAAAGAGAGGTTGGTGGCAGAGCCGATCTATCTGGAAAGGCTGAAGTCCCTCACCAACTTCGCCGCCACCTTCGGCGCCCGTATCACTGAGATCCAGGGGAAGGAGTTTGTGGAGGGCGTGCAGTTCGATGTGGGAAAAACCCCCCGCTCCCTGAGGGTGGACGGAGTGTTCGTAGAGATGGGCATGAAGCCCAACATAGAGCTGGCAGAGGGCCTGGGGCTGGATATAACCACTGGAGGCTACATCAAGGTCAAACGCCTCAATCAGGAGACGAGCATGCCCGGGGTGTTCGCCGCCGGGGACCTGACCGGCGGGCGGATGCAGGCAGCGACTGCTGTGGGCGAGGGCGCCTCAGCCGGCATCAGTGCTCTGCGATATCTGGGGTAA